From Ictidomys tridecemlineatus isolate mIctTri1 chromosome 2, mIctTri1.hap1, whole genome shotgun sequence, the proteins below share one genomic window:
- the LOC144368978 gene encoding uncharacterized protein LOC144368978, whose translation MSGPISVHITYQLATPDTRFPPPPDRGPQPLTPGSARRPSPPFPEPAPRDLAGAGPRGGLVSSSSLSLPYLRRALRRPGAQGWGGRRAPTWSVSHAARAQESPPGPGAGRSPRPGPAAPAAPPAARPCRPDGRRDRALPRKFQVRKQGHTFPGEGQGPEAPEPHWCEGGGRVTAGKSRAGRRRPGERGRGRRARGPEGPRALAPERAGSGLAALPCSESSRRLSAGSRSSAASADRAALRAAALCARPRPARRSGAACARLHLRPRRQPLFLDVRCLYGIKKSGI comes from the exons ATGAGTGGCCCCATTTCTGTCCACATCACATATCAACTGGCCACTCCAGACACCAG GTTCCCTCCTCCTCCCGATCGGGGTCCTCAGCCCCTCACTCCCGGCTCTGCCCGTCGACCCAGCCCCCCATTTCCGGAGCCTGCGCCCCGGGACCTAGCTGGGGCAGGTCCCCGGGGAGGCCTagtttcctcttcctccctgtccctgccttACCTCCGCCGGGCTCTCCGGCGGCCcggagcccagggctggggaggaaggagggcacCCACCTGGTCGGTGTCACATGCTGCCCGGGCCCAAGAGTCCCCTCCAGGTCCCGGCGCCGGCCGCAGTCCCCGGCCAGGCCCGGCCGCCCCAGCCGCCCCACCCGCGGCCCGCCCCTGCCGCCCGGACGGGAGGAGGGATCGGGCTCTGCCAAGGAAGTTTCAGGTGAGGAAACAGGGACACACCTTCccgggggaggggcaggggcccGAGGCGCCCGAGCCTCATTGGTGCGAAGGAGGCGGCCGCGTCACGGCGGGTAAGAGCCGGGCGGGCCGCCGCCGTCCAGGGGAGCGAGGGCGCGGCCGCCGGGCGCGCGGGCCGGAGGGACCCCGGGCTCTGGCACCGGAGCGGGCGGGGTCGGGGCTGGCTGCGCTTCCGTGCTCCGAAAGCTCCCGGCGTCTCTCTGCGGGCTCCAGGTCCTCAGCGGCCAGCGCGGACCGCGCCGCTCTGCGCGCTGCTGCCCTGTGCGCTCGCCCGCGTCCTGCACGTCGGAGCGGCGCTGCCTGTGCGCGCCTCCACCTTCGGCCCCGACGCCAGCCTCTCTTCCTTGACGTTCGCTGTCTCTATGGGATCAAG